The following coding sequences lie in one Zingiber officinale cultivar Zhangliang chromosome 2B, Zo_v1.1, whole genome shotgun sequence genomic window:
- the LOC122046341 gene encoding uncharacterized protein LOC122046341: MTATAMVTDVARSPVFPAFFRLSLENSLEPSRERADEKDTGGADFEFRLRDPVAVLHADELFVDGKLVPLNLASAARGVAECAGEIRPSEQPKARWRTEDLGSDQYLFSPRAPSCAIRWRELLRLKRAAGSKLGHENASAAASSIGSRKHFFHRNPKSPSVLDPAMSLPLLRESDSESVSVSVSSSRLPLSSSCAAGRDDEGLPHLSLDAEKPHHHMAMLRLVRPLPATAEPPFRGRIRRAGSSDTAAAPATTGTGITLPVDSPRMNPSGKVVFHGLERSSSTPGSFTGGPRLRLQGMQRSYSSNVVRVTPVLNVPVCSLAKTGPVFGFAGQLFSPQKKDKANAAAKPTSGVGKRNKSRKPSGLEIFE; the protein is encoded by the coding sequence ATGACCGCCACCGCCATGGTCACCGACGTCGCCCGCTCGCCGGTTTTTCCTGCGTTCTTCCGCCTCTCCCTCGAGAACTCCCTCGAGCCGTCCAGGGAGAGAGCCGATGAAAAGGATACTGGCGGCGCCGACTTCGAGTTCCGGCTCCGCGATCCCGTCGCAGTGCTGCACGCCGACGAGCTTTTTGTGGACGGGAAGCTCGTGCCGCTGAACCTGGCGTCGGCTGCGCGCGGAGTGGCGGAATGTGCTGGCGAGATCCGCCCATCGGAGCAGCCCAAGGCGCGGTGGAGAACAGAGGACCTTGGATCGGACCAGTATTTGTTCTCTCCCCGCGCGCCGAGCTGTGCGATCCGGTGGCGTGAGCTACTCCGTCTCAAGAGGGCCGCTGGATCGAAGCTCGGGCACGAGAATGCCTCAGCCGCTGCTTCTTCCATCGGGTCGCGGAAGCATTTCTTTCACCGGAACCCTAAATCGCCATCTGTTCTCGACCCGGCGATGAGCTTGCCCCTTCTTCGTGAATCGGACTCCGAATCGGTCTCGGTCTCGGTCTCTTCTTCCCGGCTTCCCCTCTCTTCGTCCTGTGCCGCAGGCCGCGACGACGAGGGCCTCCCTCATCTATCCCTCGACGCCGAGAAGCCCCACCACCACATGGCGATGCTCAGGCTGGTCCGGCCACTTCCAGCCACGGCAGAGCCGCCATTTCGTGGGCGGATCAGGCGCGCTGGGTCTTCGGATACAGCGGCGGCGCCAGCGACGACGGGGACCGGGATCACCCTGCCCGTGGACAGCCCGCGAATGAACCCGTCGGGGAAAGTGGTCTTCCACGGGTTGGAGCGGAGCTCGAGCACTCCCGGAAGCTTCACCGGTGGGCCACGGCTGCGGTTGCAGGGGATGCAACGGTCCTACTCGTCCAACGTCGTCCGGGTCACTCCGGTCCTCAACGTTCCGGTCTGCTCGCTCGCGAAGACCGGTCCGGTCTTCGGCTTCGCCGGCCAGCTCTTCTCGCCGCAGAAGAAGGACAAGGCCAATGCAGCGGCCAAGCCAACCAGCGGCGTTGGGAAGAGGAACAAGAGCCGGAAGCCCTCAGGGCTCGAGATCTTCGAATAA